In the Methanococcus maripaludis genome, one interval contains:
- the tuf gene encoding translation elongation factor EF-1 subunit alpha: MAKEKPILNVAFIGHVDAGKSTTVGRLLLDGGAIDPQLIVRLRKEAEEKGKAGFEFAYVMDGLKEERERGVTIDVAHKKFPTAKYEVTIVDCPGHRDFIKNMITGASQADAAILVVNVDDAKSGIQPQTREHVFLSRTLGISQLAVAINKMDTVNFSEADYNEMKKMLGDQLLKMVGFNPDNITFVPVASLHGDNVFKKSDKTPWYNGPTLAEVIDAFQPPEKPTTLPLRLPIQDVYSITGVGTVPVGRVETGIIRPGDKVIFEPAGAVGEIKTVEMHHEQLPSAEPGDNIGFNVRGVGKKDIKRGDVLGHTTNPPTVAADFTAQIVVLQHPSVMTVGYTPVFHAHTAQIACTFMELQKKLNPATGEVLEENPDFLKAGDAAIVKLMPTKPLVIESVKEIPQLGRFAIRDMGMTVAAGMAIQVTAKNK; this comes from the coding sequence ATGGCAAAAGAAAAACCAATTCTTAACGTTGCATTTATCGGACACGTAGATGCTGGTAAATCAACAACAGTAGGAAGATTATTATTAGACGGTGGAGCTATCGACCCACAGTTAATCGTAAGATTAAGAAAAGAAGCTGAAGAAAAAGGTAAAGCTGGATTCGAATTTGCTTATGTTATGGACGGTTTAAAGGAAGAGAGAGAAAGAGGGGTTACAATTGACGTAGCTCACAAAAAATTCCCTACCGCAAAATACGAAGTTACAATCGTAGACTGCCCAGGCCACAGAGACTTCATTAAAAACATGATCACTGGTGCTTCACAAGCTGATGCAGCTATCTTAGTTGTAAACGTTGACGATGCTAAATCCGGTATTCAACCCCAAACAAGAGAACACGTATTCTTATCAAGAACACTCGGTATCTCACAATTAGCTGTTGCAATCAACAAAATGGATACAGTAAACTTCTCAGAAGCTGACTACAACGAAATGAAAAAGATGTTAGGCGACCAATTGTTAAAAATGGTTGGATTCAACCCAGACAACATCACATTCGTACCAGTTGCTTCACTCCACGGTGACAACGTATTCAAAAAATCCGACAAAACACCATGGTACAACGGACCTACACTCGCAGAAGTTATCGATGCTTTCCAACCACCTGAAAAACCAACAACCTTACCACTGAGATTACCTATCCAAGATGTTTACTCAATCACTGGTGTAGGTACAGTTCCAGTAGGAAGAGTTGAAACAGGTATCATCAGACCAGGAGACAAAGTTATCTTCGAACCTGCAGGAGCAGTAGGAGAAATTAAAACTGTGGAAATGCACCACGAACAATTACCAAGCGCTGAACCAGGAGATAACATTGGTTTCAACGTAAGAGGTGTTGGTAAAAAAGACATCAAAAGAGGAGACGTTTTAGGACACACTACAAACCCTCCAACAGTTGCTGCAGATTTCACAGCACAAATCGTTGTTTTACAACACCCATCAGTTATGACTGTAGGTTACACACCTGTATTCCACGCACACACAGCACAAATTGCATGTACATTCATGGAATTACAGAAAAAATTAAACCCTGCAACTGGTGAAGTTTTAGAAGAAAACCCAGACTTCTTAAAAGCTGGTGACGCTGCAATCGTTAAATTAATGCCTACAAAACCATTAGTTATAGAAAGCGTTAAAGAAATCCCACAACTCGGTAGATTTGCAATCAGAGATATGGGTATGACAGTTGCTGCAGGTATGGCAATCCAAGTTACAGCTAAAAACAAATAA
- the rpsJ gene encoding 30S ribosomal protein S10, producing the protein MQKARIKLSSTQHTELDGVCDQIKAIAEKTGVDMAGPIPLPTKALKVTTRKSTDGEGSSSFDRWTMRVHKRVIDIEADERTMKHIMKVRIPDTVQIEIELRN; encoded by the coding sequence ATGCAAAAAGCAAGAATTAAATTATCAAGTACACAACACACAGAATTAGACGGTGTATGCGACCAGATTAAAGCTATTGCTGAAAAAACTGGTGTAGACATGGCAGGTCCAATTCCATTACCAACAAAAGCGTTAAAAGTTACAACAAGGAAATCAACAGATGGTGAAGGTTCCTCATCATTCGACAGATGGACAATGAGAGTTCACAAAAGAGTTATCGACATTGAAGCTGACGAAAGAACCATGAAACACATCATGAAAGTTAGAATTCCTGACACAGTTCAAATTGAAATTGAATTGAGAAACTAA
- a CDS encoding 50S ribosomal protein L30e: MRRRSSMDINRAIRVAVDTGNVVLGTKQAIKNIKHGEGQLVIIADNCAKDVREDIFYYTQLSETPVYTHQATSIELGAICGKPFPVSALLVLEPGNSAILNVNNEE; encoded by the coding sequence ATGAGAAGGAGGTCTAGTATGGACATAAACAGAGCTATAAGAGTAGCAGTGGACACTGGAAACGTAGTCTTAGGTACAAAACAGGCTATTAAGAACATAAAACACGGCGAAGGCCAGTTAGTTATTATTGCAGACAACTGCGCTAAAGACGTTAGAGAAGACATTTTTTACTACACACAACTTTCAGAAACCCCGGTTTACACACACCAGGCAACTTCAATCGAACTTGGAGCTATTTGTGGAAAACCATTCCCTGTTTCAGCATTGTTGGTTTTAGAACCTGGTAACTCGGCTATTTTAAACGTTAACAATGAAGAATAA
- the rpoA2 gene encoding DNA-directed RNA polymerase subunit A'' has protein sequence MQMADLEKKLENSVLPPLLKRELSEKILKEEISEEYLVDEIISETIRAYERTLVEPGEAVGVVAAQSIGEPGTQMTMRTFHYAGVAELNVTLGLPRMIEIVDARKEPSTPTMTIYLNDEFKGDREKASMVAKNIESTDVESVSEDISVDLINECITIVLNMHQLESRGLTVADVIESIKSKMKLKIEDHENVLNLKIKTPSLKALRKRLPKVRAIHLKGVQNIKRVIIRKEVDEYILYSEGSNIKEVFDIEGVDTTKTTTNNIVEIQDVLGIEAARNAIIYEMDATLGNQGLTVDKRHLMMVADLMCTDGVVKPIGRHGIGGEKASVLARAAFEETVKHLYSASMRGYVDELGGVVENIIVGKPIAMGTGCIDVCIDKKYEEGKEL, from the coding sequence ATGCAAATGGCTGATTTAGAAAAGAAATTGGAAAATTCTGTCCTGCCACCATTGTTAAAAAGAGAACTTTCAGAAAAAATCTTAAAGGAAGAAATAAGTGAAGAATACCTCGTTGATGAAATCATAAGCGAAACTATAAGAGCTTACGAAAGAACCCTTGTAGAACCTGGAGAAGCAGTTGGTGTTGTTGCAGCACAATCAATTGGTGAACCTGGTACGCAGATGACAATGAGAACGTTCCACTATGCGGGGGTAGCGGAGTTAAACGTTACCCTTGGTCTTCCAAGAATGATTGAAATTGTAGATGCTAGGAAAGAGCCATCTACCCCAACAATGACGATTTACTTAAATGATGAATTTAAGGGCGATAGAGAAAAAGCGTCAATGGTTGCAAAAAACATTGAAAGTACCGATGTTGAATCTGTTTCAGAAGACATCAGTGTAGATTTGATAAACGAATGTATAACAATCGTATTAAATATGCACCAGCTTGAAAGCAGAGGTTTGACTGTTGCTGACGTAATTGAATCTATCAAATCCAAAATGAAACTTAAAATTGAAGACCATGAAAATGTTCTCAATTTAAAAATTAAAACACCTTCATTAAAAGCATTAAGAAAAAGACTTCCAAAAGTTAGAGCAATCCACTTGAAAGGTGTGCAAAACATCAAAAGGGTTATCATCAGAAAAGAAGTTGATGAATACATCCTTTACAGTGAAGGTTCAAACATCAAAGAAGTCTTTGATATCGAAGGTGTGGATACAACAAAAACCACAACAAACAACATTGTTGAAATTCAAGATGTTTTAGGTATCGAAGCTGCAAGAAATGCAATCATTTATGAAATGGATGCAACCCTTGGAAACCAGGGTCTTACAGTAGACAAAAGACACTTGATGATGGTAGCAGACCTTATGTGTACTGATGGAGTTGTAAAACCAATCGGTAGACACGGTATTGGTGGTGAAAAAGCATCAGTTCTTGCAAGAGCAGCATTCGAAGAAACTGTAAAACACCTCTACTCTGCATCCATGAGAGGATATGTTGATGAACTCGGTGGAGTTGTTGAAAACATTATTGTTGGAAAACCAATTGCCATGGGTACCGGCTGTATCGACGTATGTATCGACAAGAAATACGAAGAAGGAAAAGAATTATAA
- a CDS encoding elongation factor EF-2, which translates to MGRRAKMVEKVKTLMEKHDQIRNMGICAHIDHGKTTLSDNLLAGAGMISKELAGDQLALDFDEEEAARGITIYAANVSMVHEYGGKEYLINLIDTPGHVDFGGDVTRAMRAIDGAVVVCCAVEGVMPQTETVLRQALKEKVKPVLFINKVDRLINELKLTPEELQGRFMKIIAEVNKLIEKMAPEEFKKEWLCDVVTGKVAFGSAYNNWAISVPYMQRSGISFKDIIDYCEQEKQGELADKAPLHEVILDMAIKHLPNPLQAQKYRIPNIWKGDAESEIGKSMVACDPNGPLAGVVTKIIVDKHAGAISACRLFSGRIKQGDDLYLVGSKQKARAQQVSIFMGAERVQVPSISAGNICALTGLREATAGETVCSPSEILEPGFESLTHTSEPVITVAIEAKNTKDLPKLIEILRQIAREDNTVRVEINEETGEHLISGMGELHIEVITNTKIGRDGGIEVDVGEPIVVYRETITGTSPEIEGKSPNKHNKLYMIAEPMDESVYAAYVEGKIHDEDYKKKTTADGEARLVEAGLDKDQAKKVMSIYNGNMIVNMTRGIVQLDEARELIIEGFKEGVRNGPLAAEKVQGVKIRLVDATFHEDAIHRGPAQIIPAVRFGVRDAVAQAKPVLLEPMQSVYINTPQDYMGDGMKEINNRRGQILDMEQEGDMSIIKSSVPVAEMFGFAGAIRGATQGRCLWSVEFSGFERVPAELQPKIAKQIRDRKGLKSE; encoded by the coding sequence ATGGGAAGAAGAGCAAAAATGGTTGAAAAGGTTAAAACCTTAATGGAAAAGCACGACCAAATTAGAAATATGGGTATTTGTGCTCACATCGACCACGGTAAAACCACATTATCAGACAACTTGCTTGCAGGAGCAGGTATGATCTCAAAAGAATTAGCTGGAGACCAGCTTGCACTCGACTTCGATGAAGAAGAAGCTGCAAGAGGTATTACCATCTACGCTGCAAACGTTTCAATGGTACACGAATACGGCGGAAAAGAATACTTAATCAACTTAATCGATACCCCAGGTCACGTTGACTTTGGTGGTGACGTTACAAGAGCAATGAGAGCAATCGATGGTGCTGTTGTTGTATGTTGTGCAGTTGAAGGTGTTATGCCACAAACGGAAACTGTTTTAAGACAGGCATTAAAAGAAAAAGTTAAACCTGTTTTATTCATTAACAAAGTTGACAGATTAATCAATGAATTGAAATTAACCCCTGAAGAATTACAGGGAAGATTCATGAAAATCATTGCAGAAGTTAACAAGTTAATCGAAAAAATGGCTCCTGAAGAATTCAAAAAAGAATGGTTATGTGATGTTGTAACTGGAAAAGTTGCTTTCGGTTCAGCATACAACAACTGGGCTATTTCAGTTCCATACATGCAAAGATCAGGCATTTCATTCAAAGACATTATTGACTACTGTGAACAAGAAAAACAAGGAGAATTAGCTGACAAAGCTCCACTCCACGAAGTTATTCTCGACATGGCAATCAAACACTTACCAAACCCGCTCCAAGCTCAAAAATACAGAATTCCAAACATCTGGAAAGGAGATGCGGAATCAGAAATCGGTAAATCAATGGTTGCTTGTGACCCTAACGGACCACTCGCAGGTGTTGTTACAAAAATTATCGTTGATAAACACGCTGGTGCAATTTCCGCATGCAGATTGTTTTCAGGAAGAATCAAACAAGGAGACGACCTCTACCTCGTTGGTTCCAAACAAAAAGCAAGAGCTCAGCAAGTTTCAATTTTCATGGGTGCTGAAAGAGTTCAGGTACCAAGCATTTCAGCAGGTAACATCTGTGCTTTAACAGGATTAAGAGAAGCTACCGCTGGTGAAACAGTATGCAGCCCTTCAGAAATCTTAGAACCTGGATTTGAATCATTAACTCACACCTCTGAACCAGTTATCACTGTTGCAATCGAAGCTAAAAACACTAAAGATTTGCCAAAATTAATTGAAATCTTAAGACAGATTGCAAGAGAAGACAACACAGTAAGAGTAGAAATCAACGAAGAAACCGGTGAACACTTAATCAGCGGCATGGGTGAGCTCCACATCGAAGTTATCACAAACACCAAAATCGGAAGAGATGGTGGAATTGAAGTAGATGTCGGTGAACCAATCGTTGTTTACAGAGAAACAATCACAGGAACTTCACCTGAAATCGAAGGAAAATCACCAAACAAACACAACAAACTCTACATGATTGCAGAACCTATGGATGAATCCGTATACGCTGCATACGTAGAAGGCAAAATCCACGATGAAGACTACAAAAAGAAAACCACTGCTGATGGTGAAGCAAGGTTAGTTGAAGCAGGTCTTGACAAAGACCAAGCTAAAAAAGTAATGTCAATTTACAACGGAAACATGATTGTAAACATGACAAGAGGTATCGTACAACTCGATGAAGCTAGAGAATTAATTATCGAAGGTTTCAAAGAAGGTGTAAGAAACGGTCCACTCGCAGCTGAAAAAGTTCAGGGTGTAAAAATCAGATTAGTGGATGCAACATTCCACGAAGATGCAATCCACAGAGGTCCTGCTCAAATTATCCCTGCTGTAAGATTCGGGGTAAGAGATGCAGTTGCTCAAGCAAAACCAGTTCTCCTCGAACCTATGCAAAGTGTTTACATCAACACCCCGCAAGACTATATGGGAGATGGTATGAAAGAAATCAACAACAGAAGAGGACAGATCCTCGACATGGAACAAGAAGGAGACATGTCAATCATCAAATCCTCAGTACCTGTTGCTGAAATGTTCGGATTCGCTGGTGCAATTAGGGGAGCTACCCAAGGTAGATGTTTGTGGAGCGTTGAATTCTCAGGATTTGAAAGAGTTCCAGCAGAGCTTCAACCTAAGATTGCTAAACAGATTAGGGACAGAAAAGGGTTAAAATCAGAATAA
- a CDS encoding 30S ribosomal protein S7, with the protein MEIKLFGKWDSETVTVKDPSLKSYVSVAPVLVPHTAGRNSKKSFDKSKMNIVERLANKLMANQENTGKKHETLAIVEEALTIIENRTKENPVQVLVDALENSGPREETTRISYGGIAFLQSVDVSPSRRLDTAFRNIALGASQSAHKNKKTVAQCLADEIIFASKADMQKSFAVRKKEEKERVAQSAR; encoded by the coding sequence TTGGAAATCAAATTATTTGGTAAATGGGACAGCGAAACTGTCACAGTTAAAGACCCAAGTTTAAAATCCTACGTTAGTGTAGCTCCAGTTTTAGTTCCACATACTGCAGGAAGAAACTCAAAGAAAAGTTTTGATAAATCAAAAATGAACATTGTAGAAAGATTAGCTAACAAATTAATGGCTAACCAAGAAAATACGGGTAAAAAACACGAAACTTTAGCAATTGTTGAAGAAGCTTTAACAATAATCGAAAACAGGACAAAAGAAAACCCTGTTCAAGTTTTAGTTGATGCTTTAGAAAACTCAGGACCTAGAGAAGAAACAACAAGAATCTCTTACGGGGGAATCGCATTCTTACAATCCGTTGACGTTTCACCTTCAAGAAGATTAGATACAGCTTTCAGAAACATCGCTCTCGGTGCTTCACAAAGCGCACACAAAAACAAAAAAACCGTTGCTCAATGCTTAGCAGACGAAATCATCTTTGCTTCAAAAGCTGACATGCAAAAAAGCTTTGCTGTTAGGAAAAAAGAAGAAAAAGAAAGAGTTGCACAATCTGCAAGATAA
- the rnhB gene encoding ribonuclease HII, producing the protein MNEDIKNNLNNSDEFNGKIIVGLDEAGRGPVIGPMVIASVKINENDLPKLHDLGLKDSKQLTKKKREELYIKISEICDVKKIVIDPEKIDEQMEIINLNKIELGAFSKLANHFIKENENISIYIDACSSNEQSFSNQFKAKLINKNVEIIAEHKADENYKIVSAASIIAKVTRDNVIEEYKEIFGEIGSGYPSDPKTKKFLKNYVHENKGLPKIARKSWATSKNLLKEIEESKIFQWVK; encoded by the coding sequence ATGAATGAGGATATTAAAAATAATTTAAATAATTCAGACGAATTTAACGGCAAAATAATTGTTGGACTTGATGAAGCAGGGCGTGGACCTGTAATTGGGCCAATGGTAATTGCTTCTGTAAAAATTAATGAAAACGATCTTCCTAAATTACATGATCTCGGATTAAAGGACAGTAAACAACTTACGAAAAAAAAGCGTGAAGAGTTATATATAAAAATAAGCGAGATATGTGACGTTAAAAAGATTGTCATCGATCCTGAAAAAATTGACGAACAGATGGAAATTATTAACTTAAACAAGATTGAATTAGGCGCTTTTTCAAAACTTGCGAATCATTTTATTAAGGAAAACGAAAATATATCAATTTATATCGATGCGTGCAGCAGCAATGAACAGTCATTTTCAAATCAATTTAAAGCAAAGCTTATTAATAAAAACGTTGAAATCATTGCTGAACACAAAGCTGATGAAAATTACAAAATAGTATCTGCTGCATCAATTATTGCCAAAGTAACTCGTGATAATGTTATTGAGGAATATAAAGAAATTTTTGGAGAAATTGGAAGCGGATATCCGAGCGATCCAAAAACAAAAAAATTTTTGAAAAATTACGTACACGAAAACAAGGGCCTGCCAAAAATTGCGAGAAAAAGCTGGGCAACTTCAAAAAATCTTTTAAAAGAAATAGAAGAATCTAAAATATTTCAATGGGTGAAATAA
- a CDS encoding 30S ribosomal protein S12, with product MAGSKSPKGEFAGRKLLLKRRASRWHHYKYVNKALSLKLKADPLEGAPMGRGIVVEKVGLEAKQPNSAIRKCVRVQLIKNGRQVTAFAPGNHAINFIDEHDEVVIEGIGGPSGQAKGDIPGVRYKVVMVGKNSIRELVRGRQEKVKR from the coding sequence ATGGCAGGAAGTAAATCTCCAAAAGGAGAATTCGCAGGAAGAAAATTACTTTTGAAAAGAAGAGCAAGCAGATGGCACCACTACAAATACGTGAACAAAGCATTAAGCTTAAAATTAAAAGCTGACCCATTAGAAGGTGCTCCAATGGGAAGAGGAATTGTTGTTGAGAAAGTAGGTCTCGAAGCAAAACAACCAAACTCTGCTATCAGAAAATGTGTTAGAGTTCAGTTAATCAAAAACGGTAGACAAGTTACCGCATTTGCACCTGGAAACCACGCTATCAACTTCATTGATGAACACGACGAAGTTGTTATCGAAGGTATCGGTGGTCCATCAGGACAGGCTAAAGGGGATATCCCTGGAGTTAGGTACAAAGTTGTTATGGTTGGTAAAAACTCAATCAGAGAGCTTGTCAGAGGAAGACAGGAAAAAGTTAAAAGATAA
- a CDS encoding NusA-like transcription termination signal-binding factor, with translation MKIKLNTEDIMRISLFEKMTGANVIDSTSDDEKIVFVVKEGDIGAAIGKGGENVKSATEKFGKKIDLIEYSEDVKQFIKNIFAPVELEDVWTKKFSDDLVVYVRVHPRLRRAVIGDKGKNIDRAVDIAGRLAGVKNIKVVAGLRKDNDKKPKQDEIPEKAAESSTNVEAEENQ, from the coding sequence ATGAAAATTAAACTTAATACAGAAGATATCATGAGAATCAGCCTCTTCGAAAAGATGACTGGTGCAAACGTGATTGATAGTACTTCTGATGACGAAAAAATTGTTTTCGTTGTTAAGGAAGGCGACATTGGAGCTGCAATAGGAAAAGGCGGCGAAAATGTGAAAAGTGCAACCGAAAAATTCGGTAAAAAAATAGACTTAATCGAATACTCAGAAGATGTAAAACAGTTCATTAAAAACATTTTTGCACCAGTTGAGTTGGAAGATGTCTGGACTAAAAAATTTAGTGACGATTTAGTAGTTTACGTTAGAGTTCACCCAAGATTAAGGAGAGCTGTTATCGGAGACAAAGGAAAAAACATTGATAGGGCAGTTGACATTGCAGGAAGACTTGCTGGTGTTAAAAATATCAAAGTCGTTGCTGGTTTAAGAAAAGATAACGATAAAAAACCAAAACAGGACGAAATACCTGAAAAAGCAGCAGAATCATCTACAAATGTTGAAGCTGAAGAAAACCAATAA
- a CDS encoding formate--phosphoribosylaminoimidazolecarboxamide ligase, giving the protein MIPKEEIMGIFEKYNKDEVTIVTVGSHTSLHILKGAKLEGFSTAVITTRDRDIPYKRFGVADKFIYVDKFSDISKEEIQQQLRDMNAIIVPHGSFIAYCGLDNVEDTFKVPMFGNRAILRWEAERDLEGQLLGGSGLRIPKKYGGPDDIDGPVMVKFPGARGGRGYFPCSTVEEFWRKIDEFKAKGILTEDDVAKAHIEEYVVGANYCIHYFYSPLKDQVELMGIDRRYESSIDGLVRVPAKDQLELSIDPSYVITGNFPVVIRESLLPQVFDMGDKLATKAKELVKPGMLGPFCLQSLCNENLELVVFEMSARVDGGTNTFMNGSPYSCLYTGEPLSMGQRIAREIKLALELKMIDKVIS; this is encoded by the coding sequence ATGATTCCAAAAGAAGAAATAATGGGGATTTTTGAAAAGTACAACAAGGACGAAGTGACTATCGTTACGGTGGGCAGTCACACGTCCTTGCACATCTTAAAAGGTGCAAAATTGGAGGGCTTTTCAACTGCAGTTATAACAACAAGGGATAGGGACATTCCGTACAAAAGATTTGGGGTTGCGGACAAATTTATCTATGTTGACAAATTTTCAGATATTTCAAAAGAAGAAATTCAACAGCAATTAAGGGATATGAATGCAATTATTGTTCCACACGGTTCGTTTATAGCTTATTGTGGTTTAGATAATGTGGAAGATACATTCAAAGTTCCAATGTTTGGAAACAGGGCTATTTTAAGATGGGAGGCTGAAAGAGATCTCGAAGGACAGCTTTTGGGCGGAAGCGGCCTTAGAATCCCTAAAAAATACGGTGGACCTGATGACATAGATGGGCCAGTAATGGTTAAATTCCCTGGAGCAAGGGGTGGCAGAGGATACTTCCCATGCTCAACTGTGGAAGAATTCTGGAGAAAAATAGACGAATTCAAAGCTAAAGGTATTCTTACAGAAGACGATGTTGCAAAAGCACACATCGAAGAATATGTTGTTGGTGCAAACTACTGTATTCACTACTTCTATTCACCATTAAAAGACCAGGTTGAATTAATGGGTATTGATAGAAGATATGAAAGCAGTATTGATGGACTTGTTAGGGTTCCTGCAAAAGACCAGCTTGAATTAAGCATTGACCCATCATACGTTATCACAGGAAACTTCCCTGTTGTAATCAGAGAAAGTCTCTTGCCTCAAGTATTTGACATGGGTGACAAATTAGCAACAAAAGCAAAAGAACTCGTAAAACCGGGAATGCTTGGACCGTTCTGTTTACAGTCATTATGTAACGAAAACCTAGAACTCGTTGTATTCGAAATGAGTGCAAGGGTAGATGGTGGAACAAACACGTTCATGAACGGAAGCCCGTATTCATGCCTTTACACAGGAGAACCATTAAGCATGGGCCAGAGAATTGCAAGAGAAATAAAATTAGCACTCGAACTCAAAATGATTGATAAAGTTATATCTTAA
- a CDS encoding phosphomannomutase/phosphoglucomutase, with the protein MVFKAYDIRGIYEKDLDDNFAYSLGKLVGKKYERIMVGNDIRIGSKKLLKPFIYGIIENSKVYYAGEISTPLMYFGTLKKFDLGVILTASHNPKEYTGFKMCDINAIPLSPVDEIKPDFEMFKLSDTQKEEIENLDLESLKVDISSEYSKFLTENIEKTNRKIAVDFANGATTHAEKEILEKILENKIFINDFPDGNFPAHEPDTLKKECLIDIINTVKENSCEFGLIFDGDGDRIGMVDEEGEILAGDILTAIISNEILNDVKGKIVYDLRCSKIVPEIISKNGGTPVKTRVGHYFIKKLMHEIDAEFAGEFSNHFYFKSVGYFESPLLALNYILKALEREGKPLSEISKMYKKYFHSGEINFKVVDQNKSIESIEKKYENICKIEKLDGISLYCDDFWFNVRSSNTEPLLRLNLEAENEKTMNDKLKEIKDIINS; encoded by the coding sequence TTGGTATTTAAAGCATATGATATCAGGGGAATTTATGAAAAAGATTTAGACGACAATTTTGCTTACTCTTTAGGAAAACTCGTTGGAAAAAAATATGAACGAATAATGGTTGGAAATGATATCAGGATTGGTTCAAAAAAACTTTTAAAACCATTTATTTACGGAATAATTGAAAATTCTAAAGTATACTATGCTGGAGAAATTTCAACTCCTTTGATGTACTTTGGAACTCTCAAAAAATTTGACCTTGGAGTTATTCTAACTGCGTCACACAATCCAAAAGAATATACTGGATTTAAAATGTGTGATATCAATGCAATTCCACTATCTCCGGTAGATGAAATAAAACCAGATTTTGAAATGTTTAAACTTTCAGATACCCAAAAAGAAGAAATTGAAAACTTGGATTTAGAAAGTTTAAAAGTTGATATTTCAAGCGAATATTCGAAATTTTTAACAGAAAATATCGAAAAAACGAATAGAAAAATTGCAGTGGATTTTGCAAACGGTGCGACTACCCATGCAGAAAAGGAAATCTTAGAAAAAATTTTAGAAAATAAAATATTTATTAATGATTTTCCGGATGGAAATTTCCCGGCACACGAACCAGATACTCTCAAAAAAGAATGTTTAATCGATATCATAAATACAGTGAAAGAAAATTCCTGTGAATTTGGCCTTATTTTTGATGGAGATGGCGACAGAATCGGAATGGTCGATGAAGAAGGAGAAATTTTAGCAGGAGATATACTAACTGCGATAATTTCAAATGAAATTTTAAATGACGTTAAGGGAAAAATTGTATACGACTTAAGGTGCAGTAAAATCGTTCCAGAGATAATTTCAAAAAATGGTGGAACCCCAGTAAAAACAAGAGTTGGCCACTATTTCATAAAAAAGTTGATGCATGAAATAGATGCTGAATTTGCAGGGGAGTTTAGCAATCACTTCTACTTTAAATCAGTAGGGTACTTTGAAAGCCCGCTATTAGCATTGAATTATATCCTGAAAGCACTTGAAAGAGAAGGAAAACCACTTTCAGAAATTTCAAAAATGTACAAAAAATATTTCCACAGTGGCGAGATAAACTTTAAAGTAGTCGATCAAAACAAATCGATTGAATCAATTGAAAAAAAATATGAAAACATCTGTAAAATCGAAAAATTAGATGGAATTTCACTGTACTGTGATGATTTCTGGTTTAATGTAAGATCATCAAATACTGAACCACTTTTAAGGTTAAATTTAGAAGCAGAGAACGAAAAAACAATGAATGATAAATTAAAAGAGATAAAAGATATAATAAATTCTTAA